A portion of the Bacteroidales bacterium genome contains these proteins:
- a CDS encoding DUF4256 domain-containing protein: MNKRNLSPEQKGALLGILKDRFEKNRNRQENLGWTKVQTRMEANAEKLWSLNEMERTGGEPDVVGQDNATGEYIFYDCSAESPRGRRSVCYDDRALESIKEFKPKDSAMGMAEAMGVEVLTEEEYRELQKLGNFDLKTSSWVKTPADIRKQGGCYLLRSSL, from the coding sequence ATGAATAAAAGGAATTTATCGCCTGAACAGAAGGGAGCACTGCTCGGCATTTTAAAGGATCGTTTTGAGAAGAACAGGAACCGCCAAGAGAATCTTGGATGGACAAAAGTCCAGACGAGGATGGAAGCAAATGCTGAGAAGCTCTGGTCGCTGAATGAAATGGAACGGACCGGCGGTGAACCGGATGTCGTCGGTCAGGATAATGCGACGGGCGAATACATTTTTTATGATTGTTCAGCGGAGAGTCCCAGGGGAAGGAGAAGTGTCTGTTATGACGACAGGGCGCTGGAGTCAATTAAAGAATTCAAACCTAAAGATTCCGCTATGGGAATGGCTGAGGCCATGGGCGTTGAGGTTCTTACGGAGGAAGAATACAGGGAGCTGCAGAAACTTGGAAACTTCGATTTGAAAACATCGAGCTGGGTGAAAACGCCCGCTGATATCAGAAAACAGGGGGGGTGCTATCTTTTGCGATCGTCGTTATAA
- a CDS encoding DUF4256 domain-containing protein, translating to MFCDRRYNTVFRYHNGAESYYAARGFRGSLRV from the coding sequence ATCTTTTGCGATCGTCGTTATAATACGGTTTTCAGGTATCATAACGGAGCCGAATCCTACTATGCCGCCAGGGGATTCCGGGGCTCGCTCAGGGTCTGA
- a CDS encoding DNA alkylation repair protein, which produces MTERLKDLFFSNEFIKELGEAIKEVYPGFDMAEFNSLVYADDWGSQELKQKMHHVTSCLAETLPVDYREALAILTEIAPRFGGFNALVFPDFVEMKGLDHWELSLPALALFTGLCSSEFAVRPFLLKDPERTMPYLEELAREKNLHLRRLASEGCRPRLPWAKALPMFKKDPAPIFQILEILKEDPEEYVRKSVANNLNDISKDHPDKVLDVCERWYGHHKHTDWIVKRACRTLLKEGNKRALMLFGFSDPGEIIVENLSFDPQSISIGAALKFSFEIKLRDPGIQRVRLEYGVDYVKANGKTSRKIFQIKEADFEAGSYPITRKYSFEDMSTRKHYPGKHLFTIVVNGVGKAEGIVDLYSGSECRQNAKLGFILIPAGSLMRSHPGLWLAGSGACRHLSVSSPAPFSHPAG; this is translated from the coding sequence ATGACAGAAAGACTGAAAGATCTGTTTTTTTCAAATGAATTCATTAAGGAACTGGGAGAGGCCATTAAGGAAGTCTATCCCGGATTTGATATGGCTGAGTTCAACAGCCTGGTTTATGCGGATGATTGGGGAAGCCAGGAGCTGAAGCAGAAGATGCATCATGTTACCAGCTGTCTGGCAGAAACATTGCCCGTGGATTACCGGGAAGCCCTGGCCATACTGACTGAAATTGCTCCCCGGTTCGGGGGATTTAATGCCCTGGTCTTCCCGGATTTTGTGGAAATGAAAGGATTGGATCATTGGGAATTATCGCTTCCTGCTCTGGCTTTATTTACAGGTTTGTGCAGTTCGGAATTCGCTGTTCGTCCTTTCCTGCTGAAGGATCCGGAAAGAACCATGCCTTATCTGGAGGAATTGGCCAGGGAAAAAAACCTTCACCTGCGCCGGTTGGCCAGTGAGGGTTGTCGCCCCCGTCTTCCGTGGGCCAAGGCATTGCCCATGTTTAAAAAGGATCCGGCTCCCATCTTCCAGATATTGGAAATATTGAAGGAGGACCCGGAGGAATATGTGCGAAAGAGCGTGGCCAATAATCTGAACGATATCTCCAAGGACCATCCGGATAAGGTGCTGGATGTTTGTGAAAGGTGGTACGGCCATCATAAGCACACGGATTGGATCGTGAAAAGAGCCTGCCGTACCCTGCTGAAGGAGGGGAACAAGCGGGCTTTAATGCTTTTTGGTTTTTCCGATCCCGGGGAAATAATTGTAGAGAATTTATCATTCGATCCACAATCAATTTCCATTGGCGCCGCATTGAAGTTTTCCTTTGAGATTAAGCTTAGAGATCCGGGAATCCAACGGGTGAGGCTGGAATATGGAGTGGATTATGTCAAAGCCAATGGGAAGACCTCGCGCAAGATATTTCAGATTAAGGAGGCTGACTTTGAAGCCGGGAGCTACCCCATTACCAGGAAGTATTCCTTTGAGGATATGTCGACCAGGAAGCATTATCCCGGAAAGCATCTATTCACCATTGTAGTAAACGGGGTCGGGAAGGCAGAAGGGATCGTTGATCTCTATTCGGGCTCCGAGTGCCGGCAAAATGCAAAGTTGGGATTCATCCTTATTCCAGCAGGATCACTGATGCGATCTCATCCGGGGCTTTGGCTGGCAGGCTCAGGAGCATGCCGCCATCTTTCGGTTTCATCTCCAGCTCCATTTTCCCATCCAGCAGGGTAG
- a CDS encoding alpha-L-fucosidase: protein MRKIFLAILATAFLMACNTPPKPAGTEAAEPNAQPDKMEWWRDARFGMFIHWGLYSIPAGEFNGKRTPARNAEWIMHHLQIPIAEYEKLAPQFNPVKFDAEQWVGIAKDAGMKYIVITSKHHDGFCLWDSEVSDYDIMDSTPFGRDILEELAEACEKQGITLGFYHSIMDWHHPQAQAIWEPDYNKWRGDSVGNPEFPRYYENYLKPQVKELMEKYPTRIMWFDGEWVPAYTTEMGKDLYKFITDMDPEMIVNNRVDKGRQGMAGMNAEGDFAGDFGTPEQEIPDTGIEGEDWESCMTMNDTWGFKHFDHNWKSDTMLIRNLVDIASKGGNFLLNVGPTADGLIPAPSVERLLSVGQWLNMNGEAIYGSQASPFSKPDWGRYTSKGESVYAVVFDWPADGKLWLENGGRSFTKATLLDGKMELEMKPKDGGMLLSLPAKAPDEIASVILLE, encoded by the coding sequence ATGAGAAAAATCTTTCTTGCAATTCTGGCCACTGCTTTCCTGATGGCCTGTAACACACCACCCAAACCTGCCGGTACAGAGGCAGCAGAACCAAACGCTCAGCCCGATAAAATGGAATGGTGGAGAGATGCCCGCTTCGGCATGTTCATCCACTGGGGCCTATATTCCATCCCAGCAGGCGAGTTCAATGGCAAGCGTACACCGGCCAGGAATGCGGAATGGATCATGCACCACCTGCAGATTCCCATTGCTGAGTACGAGAAGTTAGCCCCACAGTTTAATCCCGTGAAGTTCGATGCGGAGCAGTGGGTCGGTATAGCCAAAGATGCAGGAATGAAGTACATCGTGATCACCTCCAAGCACCACGATGGGTTTTGCCTCTGGGATTCCGAGGTCAGCGATTACGACATTATGGACTCCACTCCCTTTGGACGGGATATCCTGGAAGAGCTTGCGGAAGCCTGCGAGAAACAGGGCATCACCCTGGGCTTTTACCATTCCATCATGGACTGGCACCATCCCCAGGCCCAGGCTATCTGGGAACCCGATTACAATAAATGGCGCGGAGATTCGGTGGGCAACCCGGAGTTCCCCCGGTATTACGAAAACTACCTCAAACCGCAGGTGAAGGAACTGATGGAGAAGTACCCCACCAGGATCATGTGGTTTGATGGTGAATGGGTGCCGGCCTATACTACAGAGATGGGCAAGGACCTCTACAAGTTTATCACGGATATGGATCCGGAGATGATTGTAAACAACCGGGTAGATAAGGGCCGCCAGGGCATGGCAGGCATGAATGCCGAGGGCGATTTTGCCGGAGATTTCGGCACTCCCGAGCAGGAAATTCCTGATACAGGGATCGAAGGGGAGGACTGGGAATCATGCATGACCATGAACGATACCTGGGGCTTTAAACATTTTGATCACAACTGGAAGTCCGATACCATGCTTATCCGCAACCTGGTGGACATAGCCTCCAAGGGGGGCAACTTCCTGCTGAATGTGGGACCAACAGCAGATGGACTGATCCCCGCTCCCAGTGTGGAAAGGCTTTTGTCTGTAGGTCAGTGGCTGAATATGAACGGGGAAGCAATTTACGGAAGCCAGGCCAGTCCTTTCAGCAAGCCGGATTGGGGCCGTTATACGAGTAAGGGGGAGTCGGTTTATGCCGTGGTGTTCGACTGGCCGGCTGACGGGAAACTATGGTTGGAAAACGGTGGTCGAAGCTTCACCAAGGCTACCCTGCTGGATGGGAAAATGGAGCTGGAGATGAAACCGAAAGATGGCGGCATGCTCCTGAGCCTGCCAGCCAAAGCCCCGGATGAGATCGCATCAGTGATCCTGCTGGAATAA
- a CDS encoding serpin family protein — MKKSSLFPILPIIAACLTFSCEKTDPVEKEIPKITLHKKAAEIIQADNAFGFELFKELCQLAEGQNLMISPLSVSYALGMTYNGAEGATLQAFNEVLHFSGLSTEEVNENYKDLMDQLLVLDDQVEFALANSIWYRQGFQVFPGFIAVNRDYFDAVVEEVDFTDPATVDIINQWIEDKTNNKIQDMLDEIPDYAVMYLINAIYFNATWKYEFEKTETREGEFTLSDLSPHQVDYMHVEGNFQYISNNDFTAVELPYGDSAFSMLVMLPSDGKNVDELTGLLDIGKWNDWFESSLYTGVHVELPKFKYEFKELLNIPLKNLGLGIAFSDTADFSKITSSMQIFISRVIHQTFIDVQEEGTEAAAATIVEMRNLSTQGGGSPIYFKADRPFLYLIKENSTGAIVFMGKVEKPEYQE, encoded by the coding sequence ATGAAAAAGTCCAGTCTGTTTCCGATCCTCCCGATCATTGCTGCCTGCCTCACTTTCTCCTGCGAGAAAACAGATCCGGTGGAAAAAGAAATTCCAAAAATAACCCTGCATAAAAAAGCCGCAGAAATTATCCAGGCAGATAATGCTTTTGGCTTTGAACTATTCAAAGAGCTTTGTCAACTGGCAGAAGGACAAAACCTGATGATCTCGCCTCTGAGTGTCTCTTACGCACTCGGGATGACCTACAACGGAGCAGAGGGAGCCACCCTCCAGGCATTTAATGAGGTATTGCATTTCAGCGGACTGTCGACCGAAGAGGTCAACGAAAACTACAAAGACCTGATGGATCAGCTGCTGGTCCTGGACGACCAGGTGGAATTCGCCCTGGCCAACAGCATCTGGTACCGGCAGGGCTTCCAGGTATTTCCCGGATTTATCGCGGTCAACCGGGACTACTTTGATGCGGTCGTGGAAGAGGTCGATTTCACAGATCCTGCAACAGTTGATATCATTAACCAGTGGATCGAAGATAAAACCAACAACAAAATACAGGACATGCTGGACGAGATCCCTGATTACGCCGTCATGTACCTGATCAATGCCATCTATTTTAATGCCACCTGGAAATATGAGTTCGAAAAAACGGAAACCCGGGAAGGGGAATTCACTCTCTCTGATCTGTCCCCCCACCAGGTCGATTACATGCATGTGGAAGGAAATTTTCAATATATCAGCAATAACGATTTCACAGCCGTTGAATTGCCTTATGGAGACAGCGCTTTCAGCATGCTGGTAATGCTTCCCTCTGATGGAAAAAACGTGGATGAGCTGACAGGACTCCTGGATATTGGAAAATGGAACGACTGGTTCGAAAGCTCCCTGTACACCGGAGTTCACGTGGAACTCCCCAAATTCAAGTATGAATTTAAAGAACTACTCAACATCCCTTTGAAAAACCTGGGGCTGGGTATTGCCTTTTCTGACACGGCCGACTTTTCCAAAATAACCAGCTCCATGCAGATCTTTATTTCCAGGGTCATTCATCAGACTTTTATTGATGTGCAGGAGGAGGGCACCGAGGCCGCCGCAGCCACCATCGTTGAGATGAGAAATCTAAGCACCCAGGGAGGCGGATCCCCCATCTATTTCAAAGCGGACCGGCCCTTTCTTTACCTGATTAAAGAAAACTCCACCGGGGCCATCGTTTTTATGGGGAAGGTTGAAAAGCCTGAATACCAGGAGTGA
- a CDS encoding S8 family serine peptidase: MKRILLFVAILALLVYSCEKDPGIEPGLIDNESETSFADDVIPGVYIVQLDGAISSLKSTLADETARKALVSEEASRILQRTGVDGKSPNRIYGSAFKGFSVSLSEEEASALKKQEGVKGVWEDRIVTLKKPGTVPTDPPAQSVPYGITRVGSITYTGSHVAWIIDTGIDLDHPDLNVDALKSKTFVIRTTSPEDDNGHGSHCAGIVAAIDNEIGVVGVAAGATVVAVKVLNRRGSGTMTDIIAGVDYVAANAQPGDVANLSLGGSVYDPIDEAVINLGASGVFVALAAGNESDDANNHSPARANGTNLYTVSAMDINDNFAYFSNYGNPPIDYCAPGVSVLSTYKSGGYATMSGTSMAAPHVCGLLLATGGNLSSDGYVNSDPDGEPDPIAHN; this comes from the coding sequence ATGAAAAGAATCTTACTGTTTGTGGCCATTCTTGCCCTATTGGTGTATTCCTGCGAAAAGGATCCTGGCATTGAACCAGGGCTAATAGACAATGAGAGCGAAACAAGCTTTGCCGATGATGTGATTCCCGGAGTTTACATTGTTCAACTCGATGGAGCCATCTCCTCACTTAAATCAACCCTTGCAGATGAAACTGCCCGTAAGGCCCTGGTCTCAGAGGAAGCATCCCGCATTCTTCAACGAACCGGAGTTGATGGAAAGTCTCCGAATAGAATTTACGGATCCGCTTTCAAAGGCTTTTCCGTATCTCTGAGTGAGGAAGAGGCATCAGCCCTGAAAAAGCAGGAGGGAGTGAAAGGTGTCTGGGAGGACCGGATCGTTACCCTCAAAAAACCCGGAACTGTACCTACGGATCCACCTGCCCAATCGGTACCTTATGGAATTACCAGGGTTGGCAGCATCACCTATACAGGAAGCCATGTGGCCTGGATCATTGATACGGGAATCGATCTGGATCATCCCGATCTGAACGTGGACGCCTTAAAATCCAAAACATTTGTGATCAGAACCACTAGCCCGGAGGACGATAACGGACATGGATCCCACTGTGCTGGTATTGTTGCCGCCATTGATAATGAGATAGGTGTGGTTGGAGTTGCTGCCGGTGCCACAGTGGTCGCGGTGAAGGTACTCAACCGCAGGGGATCAGGAACCATGACCGATATCATAGCAGGAGTGGACTACGTGGCCGCCAATGCCCAGCCAGGTGATGTAGCCAACTTAAGCCTTGGGGGCAGTGTTTATGATCCCATTGATGAAGCTGTAATAAACCTGGGAGCTTCAGGCGTATTTGTAGCACTTGCTGCCGGAAATGAAAGTGATGATGCCAACAATCATTCTCCTGCCCGCGCTAACGGAACCAACCTTTATACCGTTTCGGCCATGGATATCAACGATAACTTTGCATATTTCTCTAACTATGGAAATCCGCCAATAGATTATTGCGCCCCGGGTGTAAGTGTCTTATCCACCTACAAAAGTGGAGGTTATGCCACCATGAGCGGGACCTCCATGGCTGCCCCCCATGTATGTGGATTATTACTGGCGACCGGTGGAAACCTGTCAAGTGACGGATATGTGAATAGTGATCCGGATGGAGAACCCGATCCCATAGCACATAATTAA
- a CDS encoding HU family DNA-binding protein encodes MNKAELIDAVASESNLTKADAKRALDAFITTTTDALKKGTRVALVGFGSFSVSERGARTGRNPQTGAEIKIAAKKVVKFKAGSELSDAVK; translated from the coding sequence ATGAACAAAGCAGAATTAATAGATGCTGTTGCTTCTGAGTCTAATCTGACTAAGGCAGATGCCAAAAGGGCTCTTGATGCTTTTATCACTACTACTACTGATGCATTGAAGAAAGGTACCCGTGTTGCACTTGTTGGATTTGGATCTTTTTCAGTTTCTGAAAGAGGTGCGAGGACCGGCCGTAATCCGCAAACAGGAGCAGAGATTAAAATTGCTGCCAAGAAAGTTGTGAAGTTCAAAGCTGGAAGTGAGCTCAGTGACGCTGTCAAGTAA
- a CDS encoding RNA methyltransferase — protein MDQLELDLIEHLSGCITEKRLSLFKQVLGDRTRYLTVLIEDIYQSHNASAVLRTCDCNGIQDVHIVEENNEYEINRDVALGSEQWLTLHYYREGRDNICKSIDSLRKNGYRIVATSPYKEGSTPEDFDLERGKAALMFGTELNGLTERALELADEYIQIPMVGFTESYNISVSAAIILYSLRKRLELSSLSWRLDEKERNHLLLKWLRTSIKMSKQIENKFIKEYRPYF, from the coding sequence ATGGACCAACTGGAACTGGACCTGATAGAGCATCTTTCGGGATGTATCACTGAAAAGAGGCTTTCCCTTTTTAAACAGGTTTTGGGAGATCGTACGCGTTACCTCACTGTATTGATTGAGGATATCTACCAGTCGCATAATGCTTCGGCAGTGCTGCGTACCTGCGATTGTAATGGAATCCAGGATGTACATATAGTGGAGGAGAATAATGAGTATGAGATCAACCGGGATGTGGCCCTTGGCTCGGAGCAGTGGCTCACTCTGCACTATTACAGGGAAGGAAGGGACAATATTTGCAAAAGTATTGATTCATTACGGAAGAATGGATACCGCATTGTGGCCACATCTCCCTACAAAGAGGGAAGCACTCCTGAGGACTTTGACCTGGAGAGGGGCAAGGCGGCCCTGATGTTCGGGACTGAACTGAACGGACTAACAGAACGGGCGCTGGAACTTGCTGACGAGTATATTCAGATTCCCATGGTTGGATTTACTGAGAGTTATAATATCTCGGTTTCCGCTGCCATTATCCTTTATTCACTCAGGAAACGCCTGGAATTATCATCACTATCATGGCGTCTGGATGAAAAGGAACGAAACCACTTGTTGCTTAAATGGTTACGCACAAGTATTAAGATGTCAAAACAGATTGAGAATAAGTTCATTAAAGAATATCGCCCCTATTTTTAG
- a CDS encoding LytTR family DNA-binding domain-containing protein, which yields MNCMIIDDDTLSRRIIEEFIQKTDGLELVSSSGDPVEGINLLKKHDDIHLIFLDIEMPEMTGIELLNTLKNPPQIIIVSSKGKYAVDSYEYDVTDYLLKPVDYGRFYRAVSKAFKRFEQMTAEQIGKDEIFIKKNATLVKLKYDDILWVEALENYVIFNTFSDKYTIHFTMKAIEQKLPTNKFTRVHRSYIVNTSCINVIEDNSVIIKVEDGAKSIPIGKSYKEKLMRDINLIIK from the coding sequence ATGAATTGCATGATAATAGATGATGATACGCTTTCCAGGCGGATTATTGAGGAGTTTATCCAGAAAACCGATGGATTGGAGTTAGTGTCTTCCAGCGGGGATCCGGTCGAAGGGATCAACCTTCTTAAGAAACATGATGATATCCATTTGATCTTCCTGGATATTGAGATGCCTGAAATGACTGGAATTGAGCTTCTTAATACCCTGAAAAATCCTCCACAGATCATTATTGTATCCTCAAAAGGGAAGTATGCGGTTGATTCTTATGAGTATGATGTAACCGATTATTTGCTTAAGCCGGTGGATTATGGCCGTTTCTACAGGGCTGTTTCCAAAGCTTTTAAGCGCTTTGAGCAGATGACAGCCGAACAGATTGGTAAAGATGAAATCTTCATAAAAAAGAATGCGACTCTGGTCAAGTTGAAGTACGATGATATTCTTTGGGTTGAAGCCCTGGAAAATTATGTAATTTTCAATACCTTCTCTGATAAGTATACCATTCACTTCACTATGAAGGCCATTGAGCAGAAACTGCCGACCAATAAATTTACCCGCGTTCATCGTTCTTATATTGTAAATACCAGTTGCATCAATGTTATAGAAGATAACTCGGTGATTATTAAAGTGGAGGATGGTGCCAAATCCATCCCCATCGGAAAATCTTACAAGGAGAAATTAATGAGGGATATCAACCTGATCATTAAGTAA
- a CDS encoding aspartate aminotransferase family protein produces the protein MVSRRQLFFRYVAQTSESSLQFEIERAEGIYFYDIKGKAYIDLVSGVSVSAVGHGNPVVVKAVQDQAETYMHTMVYGEFVQSPQVAYAQWLTERLPRCLDNVYFVNSGSEALEGAMKLAKRATGRSDFIAFEKAYHGGTQGALSILGDAKGRSGYLPLLPGIQHIRFNHKEDLGFIHKGVAGVIVEPIQAEAGIIEPSGDYLIQLRRKCDESGALLILDEIQTGMGRTGKFMAYEHFDIVPDILCLAKSFGGGMPLGAFVASRKLMSKLTFDPPLGHITTFGGHPVCCAAGLAAQKLIEEEGLVARALKMEQRYRGGLKHPVIKRIRGRGLFLAVVLDSEIQVSRFISRAFENGLIIDQFLFSDNSFRIAPPLIISDHEADESMERIMATLDGLA, from the coding sequence ATGGTTTCCAGGCGGCAGCTATTTTTCCGCTACGTGGCGCAGACATCTGAATCTTCCCTTCAGTTTGAGATCGAAAGAGCTGAAGGGATTTATTTTTATGATATCAAGGGCAAAGCCTATATCGACTTGGTTTCGGGGGTGTCCGTATCTGCTGTAGGGCACGGGAACCCGGTTGTGGTGAAAGCAGTTCAGGATCAGGCAGAGACTTATATGCACACCATGGTTTACGGGGAGTTTGTTCAATCGCCCCAGGTGGCATATGCCCAGTGGCTGACAGAGCGATTGCCCCGATGTCTTGATAATGTTTATTTTGTAAATTCGGGTAGTGAAGCCCTTGAAGGGGCCATGAAGCTGGCAAAGCGGGCCACAGGAAGAAGCGATTTTATTGCTTTTGAAAAGGCCTACCATGGGGGAACCCAGGGCGCCTTGAGTATACTCGGGGATGCGAAGGGGAGATCGGGTTATTTGCCCCTGTTGCCGGGGATCCAACATATCCGGTTCAACCATAAGGAGGACCTTGGGTTCATTCATAAGGGTGTGGCCGGCGTTATCGTGGAGCCCATTCAGGCTGAAGCAGGGATCATTGAACCATCCGGGGATTATCTGATCCAGTTACGGCGTAAGTGTGACGAGTCGGGTGCCTTGTTGATTCTGGATGAGATTCAGACGGGGATGGGAAGGACCGGAAAGTTCATGGCTTATGAACATTTTGACATTGTTCCCGATATTCTATGCCTGGCGAAGAGCTTTGGAGGAGGAATGCCTTTGGGGGCTTTTGTGGCTTCCAGGAAGCTAATGAGTAAGTTAACCTTCGATCCACCCCTGGGGCATATCACCACCTTTGGTGGCCATCCTGTATGCTGCGCGGCTGGTCTGGCAGCTCAAAAATTAATTGAGGAAGAGGGTTTGGTGGCCCGTGCTTTAAAGATGGAGCAGCGTTACCGGGGCGGGTTGAAACATCCTGTGATCAAGCGGATTAGGGGAAGAGGATTGTTTCTTGCTGTAGTGCTTGATTCGGAGATACAGGTGAGCCGCTTTATCTCCAGAGCTTTTGAGAATGGACTGATCATTGATCAGTTTTTGTTTTCAGACAATTCGTTCCGGATAGCTCCTCCGCTGATCATCTCAGATCATGAGGCCGATGAATCCATGGAACGAATTATGGCTACGCTGGATGGCCTGGCCTGA
- the htpG gene encoding molecular chaperone HtpG gives MQKGKINVTTENIFPIIKKFLYSDHEIFLRELISNAVDATQKLKTLASVGDFKGELGDLTIRVNVDKKKKILTVSDAGIGMTKEEVEKYINQIAFSSAEDFMEKYKKDSNAIIGHFGLGFYSSFMVSDKVEIDTLSWQDGAKGVSWSCDGSPEYSLGENDRKDRGTTIRLHLDSDSKEFLEENKINELLDKYCKFLPVEIAFGKEKEWKDGKEVELDKDRVINDTKPLWTLLPSEVKDKDYNEFYRKLYPIGDEPLFNIHLNVDYPFTLTGILYFPRIKNNIEIQKNKIQLYSNQVFVTDSVEGIVPEFLTLLHGVLDSPDIPLNVSRSYLQSDSNVKKISSHITKKVADRLEEIFKNDREQFEKKWDDLKLFIEYGMLSEEKFHERAEKFALLKNVDGKYFTLKEYEDLIREKQTDKNKTLVYLYATEKDGQFSYIEAAKAKGYDVLLMDGQLDTHFLNHLETKLNECRFARVDSEIVDKLIEKDETRESKLTSSQEADLTPVFQAHLPGQEMYYYVSYESLSEGDPPVMITQSEFMRRMKDMQEMSGQASMYGNFPDSYNLVVNANHPLVGKIVEQTEKKLGKKLEELRIEKGGLSEEQQLLEKAKEGKKEEEIPQSEKDQMEAVNKKLSELEDKRIEMLKKHGKSQKLVKQLIDLALLANNQLKGEDLAAFVKRSVELIK, from the coding sequence ATGCAGAAAGGTAAGATCAATGTTACCACAGAGAACATTTTTCCCATTATTAAGAAATTCCTGTACTCTGATCATGAGATATTCCTGCGGGAACTGATTTCAAATGCGGTTGATGCCACACAAAAGTTGAAAACACTGGCTTCAGTGGGAGATTTTAAGGGAGAACTCGGAGATCTCACTATCCGGGTCAATGTGGATAAGAAGAAGAAAATTCTTACCGTTTCAGATGCGGGAATCGGGATGACTAAGGAGGAGGTGGAGAAGTACATAAACCAGATAGCCTTCTCCAGTGCCGAAGATTTCATGGAAAAATATAAAAAGGACAGTAACGCCATTATCGGTCATTTTGGCCTTGGTTTTTACTCCTCATTTATGGTTTCAGACAAGGTTGAAATTGATACCCTATCCTGGCAGGATGGAGCCAAAGGGGTTTCATGGAGCTGTGATGGAAGCCCGGAATACAGTCTTGGGGAGAACGACAGGAAGGACCGGGGGACCACCATAAGGCTTCATCTTGACTCAGACAGTAAGGAATTTCTGGAAGAGAACAAGATCAACGAGTTGCTGGATAAGTATTGTAAGTTTCTTCCCGTAGAGATCGCATTTGGAAAGGAGAAGGAGTGGAAAGATGGTAAGGAAGTGGAGTTGGACAAAGACAGGGTGATCAATGACACCAAACCGCTATGGACCCTTCTGCCTTCAGAGGTGAAGGATAAGGATTACAACGAGTTCTACCGCAAATTGTATCCCATAGGCGACGAGCCTTTGTTCAATATTCACCTGAATGTGGACTACCCTTTCACCCTCACCGGAATCCTCTATTTCCCGCGGATCAAAAACAACATCGAGATTCAGAAAAACAAAATACAGCTTTACAGCAACCAGGTATTTGTAACCGACTCGGTGGAAGGAATTGTTCCGGAGTTTCTGACCCTCCTTCACGGGGTGCTGGATTCACCGGACATCCCCCTGAACGTTTCCAGAAGTTATCTGCAGAGCGACTCCAATGTAAAAAAGATATCATCTCATATCACCAAAAAGGTGGCCGACCGCCTGGAAGAGATCTTTAAGAATGACCGGGAGCAGTTCGAGAAGAAATGGGATGACCTGAAACTATTTATTGAGTATGGAATGCTTTCGGAGGAGAAGTTTCATGAACGTGCAGAGAAGTTTGCACTGTTGAAGAACGTAGACGGGAAGTATTTTACGCTGAAGGAGTATGAAGATTTGATCAGGGAGAAGCAGACCGATAAGAACAAGACGCTTGTTTATCTATATGCCACAGAAAAGGACGGGCAGTTCAGCTACATAGAGGCAGCAAAAGCCAAAGGATATGATGTGCTGCTGATGGATGGTCAGCTGGACACCCATTTCCTGAACCATTTGGAAACCAAGTTGAACGAGTGCAGGTTTGCACGTGTCGATTCAGAGATCGTGGACAAGCTCATTGAGAAGGATGAGACCAGGGAGTCCAAGCTGACTTCCTCCCAGGAAGCAGATCTGACTCCGGTTTTCCAGGCACATCTTCCCGGACAGGAAATGTATTATTATGTAAGTTATGAATCCCTGTCTGAAGGGGACCCTCCGGTGATGATTACCCAAAGTGAATTCATGCGCCGTATGAAAGATATGCAGGAGATGAGCGGTCAGGCCTCCATGTATGGTAATTTCCCTGATTCTTATAACCTGGTGGTGAATGCCAATCACCCTCTGGTCGGAAAGATTGTGGAGCAGACTGAAAAGAAACTTGGGAAAAAGCTGGAGGAGCTTCGCATCGAGAAAGGTGGCTTATCGGAAGAGCAGCAATTGCTGGAAAAAGCCAAAGAAGGAAAGAAGGAGGAGGAGATTCCCCAGAGTGAGAAAGACCAGATGGAAGCGGTCAACAAAAAGTTAAGCGAGCTTGAAGATAAGCGCATTGAGATGCTTAAGAAACACGGGAAGAGTCAGAAGTTAGTGAAGCAATTAATAGATCTGGCCCTGCTTGCCAATAATCAGCTTAAAGGTGAAGATCTTGCAGCCTTTGTGAAGAGGAGTGTGGAATTGATTAAATAG